The window CCAGTGGCTCCAGGAGCGCGGCGCGGTCCACGCGTTCACCTTCGACGGCGCGTGGTTCGACATCGGCACCGCCGACAGCTACCTCGACGCGGTCGAATACGCGCTCGAAGGCGGCACGCTTGTCGCCGACGACGCGACCGTCGAGGGCTCCGACCTCGGCGACGTGGTCCACGTCATGTCGGGCGCGACCGTCACCGACTCGACGCTCGACCGCTCCGTCGTCTTCCCGGACGGGACGATCACCGACTCCGAGATCCGAAACTCCGTGATCGACACAGGCGCCACCCTGGAAGGGGTCGACCTCTCCGGCGCGCTGATCGGCTCGTACACCTCGATCACCGAGGGCGACGACTTCTGACGGGCGACGACTTCTGACGGGCGAGGGCTCCTGACGGCCGACGGTTTTTAAGAAGGGCGGCCGGGTTAAGCGGAGGCGGCCGTGAACGGTCTCGCGTCGCTCGCGGCCCGACTCCGCGACGTTTCGCGCTACTCACCGGCCGTTGGCTACTCGCCCGCCGAGCTCCCGGCCTGTCCGTGCGTGTGGTGATAACAGTCGAGCGCCGGGTCGTCACCGTCGTTCGCGGGGTCGAAACACACCCGCTGATACCGCTGGTTGTCGAGCAGGTTGACGACGAACCCGTCCGCGTGACGGGACACCGACTCGTAGGGGTCGCCGCAGGCGGGACAGGTCGCGGGCGGGTCCTCCGGGACGTGCATGGTGATCGCGCCGTGCGCGTGTCGCTGGTCAGGGCCGAACGAGTAAAACGGATCCGGGGGTCGGGGGCGGCCGCCTCGTCGCCGTCCGCCGTACCTCGTGGCGCTACGACCCGTTCCCGCCGTCGCCGCCGCCCTCGACGCCGAGCGCGTCGAACAGCTTCCGGCGGACGGCCTCCTCGGTGAGATGCAAGAGGGTGTCGCGGTTCTCGCCGCTCGCCTCGATGCCGGTGAAGATGCCGAGCGGGATCGACAGCGAGCCCTGCGTGGAGTGGCCGGCGGCGTCGCCCATCTCGGAGAACGCCTCGTCGAGGACGTTGCCGATGTTCAGCCGGATATCCTTCGAGCGCGCGGCGAGGTAGATGGTGTCGTCGGCGATGCCCAGGACGGCGGTCGTCGTGATCCCCTCCAAGTTGAGCAGGTGTTGGGCCGCCTGCGCGAGCGCTTCGCGGTCCCGGATGAAGCCGGCCGTCGAGAAGAGGTGGCTCCCCTGCACCTCGCGGTTCTGGATCGCCTCCGCGAGGACGTCCAGCGTCTCGGGGCTCATCGACGGCGACTCCACCTGTTCGAGCGTGTCGTGGTTCGCGAACGGGTGGAGGTACGCGGCCGCCGTCAGGTCCGCGGGCGTCGTGTCCCGCTTGAAGTCGAGCGTCTCGGCGCGGATCCCGTATAAGAGAGCGGTCGCGACCGCCTCGGTCGGCGACTGATCGAACTCCTGAAGGTACTTCGTGAGGATCGTCGACGTCGAGGAGACGTTGGTCCGCACGTCGACGAACCGGGCGTCGAACGGGACCTCCGCCTCGAGGTGGTCGAGGTAGATGTCAATATCGGCGTCGAAGTCGAAGCCGTCGTCGGCCGATTTCGCGAGGTCGACCGCGGCGACCGTCTGATACTCGGGGAGGTCGGGCGCGTCCGACCGCGCCACGAGGTCGATCCCGAGGAGGTTGACGAACGCCCGGTTCTCCTGGTGGCCCACGTCGCCGGAGTAGAGGATGTCGGCCTCGACGCCGAACGCGTCCGCGATCGCTTGTAGGGCGGTCGCCGACGCGATCGAGTCGGGCTCCGGGTTGTCGTGGGTCAAGATCGCCATCCGGCCGCCGCCCTCCTCGATGATCTCCGCGAGCTGGCGGGCCATGTACTCCAGCTCGCCGGTCTCGAGCGACTGGAGAGCGCTGTCGGCGATCACCGTGGAGGGGTTGATCACCACGTCGGCGCCGCGCTCGCGGAGCTCGTCCTCGCTGACGGGGTCGGAGGCGCGGACGACGACGTAGTGGTCGCCGCCGACGTCGCGGATCGCCGAAACGGCCGCCTTGTTCGCCTCCACGTCGCTGGAGAGGATCAACACGATGTCCCGGTCGTCCAGGGCCTCGACGACGTCGGGCTCGGCGATGTCCTGTACCCGGGCGTTGAGGTCTTGGTCGCGGAGCGCCTCGACGCGACTCTCGTCGCGGTCGAGGATGAGCACGTCCTTGCCGCGATCCGTCAGCTCCTCTGCGACGGCGTGTCCGACGCTGCCACAGCCCAGGATCGCGTACCGCGTCCGTGCCGATCCGGATGCCCCACTACTCATTACCCGTGAATTCCGCGGGACGCCACTTAACGAGTGCGCTCTCCGTGTGGGAGGGGCGAACAGGGCACACTTCCGCGGGGCGAGAGGGCGGCTTCGTGCGCCGTCGAATGAAAAGGCCTTTTACGTCGACAGCGGTAGAATTCGGTGAGGGCCGGTAGCTCAGTTAGGGAGAGCGACGGACTCTTAATCCGTCGGTCGCGTGTTCAAATCGCGCCCGGCCCGTTTCTTCGAGCAGTGTTTCGCGACGAGCGAACCGCTCTCTTGTGGACCCGATACCGAGTTAGCTCGGTAGCCGCTGATTTATGTATACGTGACCGGGCGGCACTTATAAACGACCCCGCTCACTCCAAGAACCGCGACTCGACATCTCCGGACGGCATCATACACTGGTCCTTCTTGCCAAACCACCGGTATCGGTTGTCGGCGACGAAGTCGTAGATCCGGTCACGGACCGATCGGGGAAGGTAGCGGAACGGGGAGAGGAGCCGATAGGCACCGCCGAGCCCCGTCGCGATCTGGATGATCGCCGACGACTTCACGTAGCTCTCGCCGTCTTCGATCAGGACGACCGACTCCAGTTCGTCGCTCGGCAGGTCGTGCTCGGCCAGCAGCGCCTGTCCGGCGTCGGACTGGAGGGAGGCGAAGCGGTACTTGCCCTCCTCGTCGCGGGGGAGGACGAACTGCACGAACCCGCTACAGAGGTTACAGACGCCGTCGAAGAGGATGACCGACTCGTCGTCGGGGGGATCCGTGGGCATCGCGTGGCTGAAGTACGGACCCGCCGCAGTTCATGCTTCCGGTCGGGGGACCCGAGTCCCGCTTCGATCGGCAGACGGAGGACCGTCGAACGCGGAAGCCGGTCTACACCAAGCTTATGCCATTCGGGGGGTGATGCTGTCGAACGACGGGGTCACGAAAGTATGGATCAAAAGCCCTCCGACGGCAGTACCCGATCGCGACTCTCGAGCGCCATCGACCGCTTTTCGGCGGCGTTGGCCGCGCGAGTCGCGATCGATCTGCGCGCGCTCGCGGCCTTCCGGATCGGGCTCGGCGCGCTGTTGATAGCCGACCTCGCGCTGCGCTCGCGCTCGCTGACCGCCTTCTACACAGACGACGGCGTGCTCCCACGCAGTGCGTTCCTCTCGGACTACTCGGCGAGCCACTCGCTGCACGCGTTCGTCGGCGAGCCGTGGGCCGTGGCGCTGCTGTTCGTCGTCGCGGGCGCGTTCGCGCTCGCGCTGCTCGTCGGGTACCGGACGCGACTCGTCACGGCCGTCTCGTGGGTGCTGCTGCTCTCGTTGCACGCTCGGAACCCGATGCTGTTGAACTCGGGAGACAGCCTGCTGCGCATGCTGCTCTTCTGGAGCTTCTTCCTCCCGCTCGGCGCACGGTGGTCGGTCGACGCCGTCAGGCGAGCGGACGCGCCGGAAGACGATACCGACCCCGGAATTGCGGGTTCGATCGGGCCCGCCGTGGCGACCGTCGCCGGGTTGGCGCTCCTGTTGCAGATGCTCGTGATGTACCTGACCAACGCCGTCCACAAGTACGAGGGCGACCTCTGGATGAGCGGCGAGGCGGTCGTCTACGTCATGCAGGCCGACCACTTCACCTACCTCCTCGGCAACCACATCGCCGAGTTCCCCGGCCTGCTGCGCGCGCTCACCGTCCTGTGGCTCGTGCTCCTGTTCGCGTCGCCGCTGTTGCTCCTGCTCACCGGGATCCCGCGCGCCGCGGTCGCCTCGCTGTTCGTCGGCATGCACCTCGGGATGCTGGTCACGATGCCGATCGGTCTCTTTCCGGTCGTCGTCGTCGTCGGTTTCATTCCGTTCTTCCAGACGCCCGTCTGGGACGCCGCCGAGCGCGCCGTCGCTCGTCTGGGCCCGTCGACGCGGATCGCGCGCTGGCGTGCCGGGCTCGAATCCCGGACGAGGGCGCTCCTCTCGCTCGGCGCGTCGCTCCCCTCGCTCGGTGCGTCACTCCCTCGACCGACCGCGTCGGAGCGCCTCGCCGGCCTGCGGGACGCGGACCTCTCGGCGGGCCTCGCGCGCGGACGCGTCCTCTTCTCGACAGTGCTGCCGTACGTCTTCCTCGTCCTAGTCGTCCTCTCGAGCGCGCAGGCGGTCGACTACACCGAGGTTCCCGAGCCCGGCGAGGACGTCTTAGACGCCGTCGAGATGGACCAGTCCTGGCGGATGTTCGCGCCCGATCCCACCCACACGACGCGATGGTTCGTCGTCTCCGGAACCCTCGAAAACGGGACCGAACGGGACGTGTTCCGAGACGCGGCGGTACGTTTCGAACGACCGCCGCGTGCGGAGACCACCTATCCGAGCGCGCGCTGGCGGAAGTACCTCACCAACGTCTACTCGACCGACAACGAGAACCACCGCTCGTACCTCGCGAACTACCTCTGTGCGGAGTGGAACCGCACCCACGAGACGGGCGTCGAGAACGTGACCGTCTACCAGCTGTACGAGCGAACCGACCCCTACAACGGGACCGTCGAGGCCGAGGGACAGTTCGAGATGATCGAGTACGACTGCTCGGGCGAGTTCGTCCAGAACGAGTGAGGTCGGACCGTCTCGACGGGCGCGGAGGCGATCGCTCGCGTCCGTCCGCCATCGGCAATCCCCCACGTCACCGCGATTGGCGGCCAGAGAGGGCGCTGCGATGCCGGTTCTGATAATTTGGGTTATAGACTTTTATTCTCCACCGCAGTCGCTCGGGTATGGAGCCTCGAACGGAATCAGTTCGGACGGTCGTTCACGTCGGCCCCGCCGGGGACCGGGTCCGGGAAGCGGCCGCGAAATCGACGGTCGTCGACGGACCGGACCGCGTCGTCACCGTCGATCCCGAGGCTATCGGAGACGCCTCGCCGGATCCGGCCGACGTACGGCTGATCGTCTGCGAGCTGACGCCGGCGTCGGGGGTCGATTCCCTCGTCGCGATCCGCGAGGCGGTGCCCGGCGTCCCGTCGCTCGCGGTCGTGGCCGACGACGCCGCTGTTGACGACGCGCTCGCGGCCGGAGCGACCGACGTGCTGGTCCGCCGGGACGGCGTCGACGAGCCGACGCTGCTCGCTCGACGGATAGACACGGTCGCGACCACGCCGACGCGGCCGCCGCTCGCCGCCGAGCCGACCGAACGCCTCCTCGATGCGATCGACGACGCGTTCTACACCCTCGACACGGACGGCGCGCTCAGGCGGTGGAACGACAGCCTCGGAGAGATCACGGGGTACGGCGACGACGAGCTGGAGGGGAAGCACGCGCTGGAGCTCTTCGCCGGCGCCGACAGAGACCGGATCGCAGACGCCATCGAGACCGTGCTGGAGACCGGCACGGCAACCGTCGAGGCGGAGCTGATCGCGAAGGACGGCGGGGCGACTCCGATCGAGTTCACGGGCGCCCTCGTGACCGACGCCGACGGGACGCCGCGGGGCATCGTCGGCATCGGTCGGAACGTGACCGATCGCCGGGAACGCGAGGACCAGCTGTTGCGACTCCGACAGGCCGTCGAGACGGTCGTCGAAAGCGCGCCCCTGACGCTGTTCGAGGTCGAGCCCGACGGGACGGTCTCGACGGTCCGCGGCGAGACCCTGTCGCGTCGGCTCCGCCGTCGGGTCACCCCAGGAGACGACGTCGCGGAGGTCTTCGGCGACCAACCGCGGGTTCGCAGCGCCGTCGACGCCGCGTTCGCGGGCGAGTCCGCACACGAGCTCGTCGACCTGGCCGACGCGACGCTCGAAACGTGGCTCCAGCCGTCACTGGACGAGACCGGCGCCGTCAGTCGCGTGATCGGCCTGACCCTCGACGTGACGGAGCGGGAGGAGCGAGCCGGCATGCTCGATCAGATCCAAGCGAACGCCGGCGAGGTCATCTGGATGTCCACTCCGAGCAAGGAATCGATGGACTTCGTTACCGATTCGTACGAGACCGTCTGGGGGCGCTCACCCGAGACGCTCGACGAGAACGCGACCTCGTTCGTCGAGGCGGTCCATCCCGACGACCGCGAGCGGGTCGAGGCGGCGGTGGCCGAGCAGCGCGAGGACCCGGACGCG is drawn from Halorubrum sp. CBA1229 and contains these coding sequences:
- a CDS encoding HTTM domain-containing protein; the encoded protein is MDQKPSDGSTRSRLSSAIDRFSAALAARVAIDLRALAAFRIGLGALLIADLALRSRSLTAFYTDDGVLPRSAFLSDYSASHSLHAFVGEPWAVALLFVVAGAFALALLVGYRTRLVTAVSWVLLLSLHARNPMLLNSGDSLLRMLLFWSFFLPLGARWSVDAVRRADAPEDDTDPGIAGSIGPAVATVAGLALLLQMLVMYLTNAVHKYEGDLWMSGEAVVYVMQADHFTYLLGNHIAEFPGLLRALTVLWLVLLFASPLLLLLTGIPRAAVASLFVGMHLGMLVTMPIGLFPVVVVVGFIPFFQTPVWDAAERAVARLGPSTRIARWRAGLESRTRALLSLGASLPSLGASLPRPTASERLAGLRDADLSAGLARGRVLFSTVLPYVFLVLVVLSSAQAVDYTEVPEPGEDVLDAVEMDQSWRMFAPDPTHTTRWFVVSGTLENGTERDVFRDAAVRFERPPRAETTYPSARWRKYLTNVYSTDNENHRSYLANYLCAEWNRTHETGVENVTVYQLYERTDPYNGTVEAEGQFEMIEYDCSGEFVQNE
- a CDS encoding PAS domain S-box protein; the encoded protein is MEPRTESVRTVVHVGPAGDRVREAAAKSTVVDGPDRVVTVDPEAIGDASPDPADVRLIVCELTPASGVDSLVAIREAVPGVPSLAVVADDAAVDDALAAGATDVLVRRDGVDEPTLLARRIDTVATTPTRPPLAAEPTERLLDAIDDAFYTLDTDGALRRWNDSLGEITGYGDDELEGKHALELFAGADRDRIADAIETVLETGTATVEAELIAKDGGATPIEFTGALVTDADGTPRGIVGIGRNVTDRREREDQLLRLRQAVETVVESAPLTLFEVEPDGTVSTVRGETLSRRLRRRVTPGDDVAEVFGDQPRVRSAVDAAFAGESAHELVDLADATLETWLQPSLDETGAVSRVIGLTLDVTEREERAGMLDQIQANAGEVIWMSTPSKESMDFVTDSYETVWGRSPETLDENATSFVEAVHPDDRERVEAAVAEQREDPDAYEETYRVIRPDGEVRWVHDQSSGVYEGGELTRIVGIATDVTVRKRRERELRLKNRAIETAPVGIAIHEATGPRSPITYVNEAFEATTGYEPDSIAGEGLSELVGDATDGDRIRELETALEAGEHRSRTAVLHRADGTPFWGRIAVAPVVETDGDVTHAVTFVQDVTESKEHEQSIERHLAEFGEVLAEDLGVPLREARGHLDAAIDDGADEELRRATRSIETAISLVDDLATVHSFSVEPRHLSESMRESLPGSTAGDE
- a CDS encoding DHH family phosphoesterase is translated as MSSGASGSARTRYAILGCGSVGHAVAEELTDRGKDVLILDRDESRVEALRDQDLNARVQDIAEPDVVEALDDRDIVLILSSDVEANKAAVSAIRDVGGDHYVVVRASDPVSEDELRERGADVVINPSTVIADSALQSLETGELEYMARQLAEIIEEGGGRMAILTHDNPEPDSIASATALQAIADAFGVEADILYSGDVGHQENRAFVNLLGIDLVARSDAPDLPEYQTVAAVDLAKSADDGFDFDADIDIYLDHLEAEVPFDARFVDVRTNVSSTSTILTKYLQEFDQSPTEAVATALLYGIRAETLDFKRDTTPADLTAAAYLHPFANHDTLEQVESPSMSPETLDVLAEAIQNREVQGSHLFSTAGFIRDREALAQAAQHLLNLEGITTTAVLGIADDTIYLAARSKDIRLNIGNVLDEAFSEMGDAAGHSTQGSLSIPLGIFTGIEASGENRDTLLHLTEEAVRRKLFDALGVEGGGDGGNGS
- a CDS encoding thiol-disulfide oxidoreductase DCC family protein, whose protein sequence is MPTDPPDDESVILFDGVCNLCSGFVQFVLPRDEEGKYRFASLQSDAGQALLAEHDLPSDELESVVLIEDGESYVKSSAIIQIATGLGGAYRLLSPFRYLPRSVRDRIYDFVADNRYRWFGKKDQCMMPSGDVESRFLE